The Theileria orientalis strain Shintoku DNA, chromosome 2, complete genome genome has a window encoding:
- a CDS encoding major facilitator superfamily MFS-1 protein, producing MKVGWIAKLFIYFFIVTFSGPFFDNWTTTEKFLFLSDAYAGKCKPSELVGRPTETFRCEAQQLAVNGLLSYARMAEFLTSVVIGIGVDRFGPRIVSTLGVMLCIASWAFMCMFPKSGVMLKLSMLVIGVSINATLFPALTIERYTKRYKSEVLIFIGSSSSITCLVMKLLELLVVKTGISPMTAGFYFILLLLIPCFVCSYIFFPGNLKKDVNRIGQKDAHIHTHTREESGLSRGSETSKLSMSQPDTNLLVRSSHEDYREDEVEVSKDKAYYTEDLDDITNEVHDQSLVDLIKKKESNVIYDPGKDYETHAENNFNKLSQGEESPHGKPNEPWAVLTKRNSLEENQVELTNSNMVDESNDNPVISNLSISKWESSKHNSRWDLGAYASWEKGAHAKRWTWRSFLKNLYSFEVVLSVLYFCLNVVSLTYAQQSYDILYSHIGSLLLLIEYVLPFSFIPCVLFMVFAKFFTAFTLLLTVGTIWLVLSLCSLFQSYTAGILNAILLTVTYSIYNTHMYIYLEAKVDKDYYASVLGFLNTVAGLSMLINVFAISPMTDRRTILNINISMLVLRVVFLGLFIYVNLGRWLRTRKSDKRVTPL from the coding sequence ATGAAGGTTGGCTGGATTGCAAAGTTATTCATCTACTTCTTCATAGTCACCTTCTCAGGCCCTTTTTTTGACAACTGGACAACGACGGAAAAGTTCCTCTTCCTGAGTGACGCATATGCCGGAAAGTGTAAGCCGTCGGAGCTGGTAGGGCGTCCAACGGAAACGTTCCGCTGCGAAGCGCAGCAGCTGGCAGTTAACGGACTGCTCTCGTACGCGAGGATGGCGGAGTTCCTGACCTCGGTGGTAATAGGGATCGGCGTGGACAGGTTCGGGCCACGGATAGTCTCGACGCTGGGAGTGATGCTGTGCATAGCCTCCTGGGCGTTCATGTGCATGTTCCCAAAGTCGGGAGTGATGCTGAAGCTGTCAATGCTGGTGATCGGCGTGAGCATCAACGCGACGCTCTTCCCAGCCCTCACAATAGAACGCTACACGAAGAGGTACAAGTCGGAGGTGCTGATATTCATAGGCTCCTCGAGCTCTATCACGTGCCTGGTgatgaagctgctggagctccTGGTAGTTAAGACGGGGATATCGCCGATGACAGCAGGGTTCTACTTCATCCTGCTGCTACTCATACCGTGCTTCGTGTGCAGTTACATTTTCTTCCCAgggaacctgaagaaggacgTTAACAGAATAGGACAGAAGGAcgcacacatacacacacacacgcGAGAGGAAAGTGGCCTAAGCAGGGGGTCAGAAACCAGTAAGTTGAGCATGAGTCAGCCAGATACGAATCTACTGGTGAGATCGTCACATGAAGACTACCGAGAGGACGAGGTAGAGGTTAGCAAGGACAAGGCTTATTACACGGAAGACCTGGACGATATCACAAATGAAGTACATGACCAAAGTTTAGttgatttgataaaaaagaaagaaaGCAATGTGATATACGACCCTGGAAAGGATTATGAGACTCACGCAGAgaacaattttaacaagTTGAGTCAAGGAGAAGAGTCACCGCATGGTAAACCAAACGAGCCGTGGGCAGTGTTGACGAAGAGAAACAGCCTGGAGGAAAACCAGGTCGAGCTCACCAACAGTAACATGGTGGATGAGTCGAACGATAATCCAGTGATCAGTAACTTGTCAATAAGCAAGTGGGAGAGCAGTAAACACAACAGCAGGTGGGACCTGGGAGCATACGCGAGCTGGGAAAAGGGAGCGCACGCGAAGAGGTGGACCTGGAGAAGCTTCCTTAAAAACCTCTACTCGTTCGAAGTGGTCCTGTCGGTACTCTACTTCTGCCTCAACGTGGTCTCGCTGACCTACGCGCAGCAGTCGTACGACATACTATACTCGCACATCGGCTCCCTGCTGCTCCTCATCGAGTACGTGCTGCCCTTCTCGTTCATCCCCTGTGTGCTCTTCATGGTATTCGCTAAGTTTTTCACAGCATTCACGCTCCTGCTCACAGTCGGCACGATATGGCTTGTCCTGAGCCTGTGCTCGCTCTTCCAGAGCTACACGGCAGGAATACTGAACGCGATCCTGCTGACGGTCACGTACAGCATCTACAACACGCACATGTACATATACCTGGAGGCGAAGGTGGACAAGGACTACTACGCGAGCGTGCTCGGCTTCCTGAACACAGTCGCAGGCCTGAGCATGCTCATCAACGTGTTCGCAATCAGTCCGATGACGGACAGAAGGACGATCCTCAACATAAACATATCCATGCTCGTGCTGCGAGTGGTGTTCCTGGGCCTTTTCATCTACGTCAACCTGGGCAGGTGGCTGAGGACCCGGAAGTCGGACAAGAGAGTGACGCCTCTATAG
- a CDS encoding uncharacterized protein (Phox-like domain containing protein), with product MDLSDFSIKVKRGNSHRFQYEIDVVYKDRKWSRYRTFSEFEQLYEDLVNSDFCDVPILPDVNLAAGLAALEDLHNAENYLNSFLNELFSRADTRCSRHLLEFVDLIHYLEYVPDPPKAKLLSSSPAANLSVSDCLLLEDHNLIIVAYEEKTFICKVGKLWSFIEKDILGLLRIFKYGMCVTAHDSADNVQYEFTQLLSLDFTHKVRCLCLHEETQTLFIGTDLGDMERYRLVVGESVMLEFIDSIKLHENAILAITLYDNHVYTSGYDGNIRKVEINSNRVVGGGKLNKRLKGGKLMTSTVNDNIMLIATTNNELFSYYMEREIPIHVNTTNVFEPCNIRKILPCDKNVFVSHGNTVSCFSYSKVQVNSSGNLRTKRLESEEIELSTMCRKDNIYKDVDVLVKVPSNTRCAQFSPNDSESLLYSGQIYSILIRPRSKQLIAAHDEIISIWCTNSGKLLYAWYAHPDEQVHFIQLLREDDLLISGGSDGQIKLWRLPDDEKLK from the exons ATGGATTTATCTGACTTTTCAATTAAAGTTAAAAGGGGCAATTCCCACAGGTTTCAATACGAAATTGATGTTGTGTATAAAGACAGAAAGTGGTCAA gATATAGAACATTCAGTGAATTTGAGCAGTTGTACGAAGACCTTGTCAATTCTGATTTTTGCGACGTTCCAATCTTACCAGATGTTAATCTGGCCGCGGGCCTGGCAGCTCTTGAAGACCTACACAATGCGGAaaactatttaaattcttttCTAAAC GAACTTTTTTCTAGAGCCGATACGAGGTGTAGTCGCCATCTATTAGAATTTGTTGATTTGATTCACTATTTGGAATACGTTCCGGATCCTCCAAAA GCCAAATTgctctcttcttctccagccGCTAACCTTTCAGTCTCAGACTGTTTACTCCTAGAGGATCATAACCTAATAATAGTTGCTTACGAA GaaaaaacatttatttgtaaGGTCGGGAAGCTGTGGTCATTTATCGAAAAGGACATACTCGGACTTCTGAGAATATTCAAATACGGTATGTGTGTAACGGCTCATGATTCCGCAGATAATGTTCAGTACGAGTTCACACAGTTGTTGTCCTTGGATTTCACGCACAAAGTTAGGTGCCTGTGCCTCCACGAAGAGACACAAACCTTGTTCATTGGCACCGACTTAGGTGATATGGAACGGTACCGTCTAGTGGTCGGCGAGAGTGTAATGTTGGAGTTCATTGACTCCATTAAACTTCACGAAAACGCAATTCTGGCGATCACATTGTATGATAATCACGTTTACACCTCAGGGTACGACGGAAACATAAGGAAGGTGGAAATTAACAGTAACAGAGTTGTGGGAGGGGGAAAGTTAAATAAGAGGCTAAAGGGAGGAAAATTGATGACTTCCACGGTGAATgataatattatgttaatcGCAACCACAAACAACGAATTATTCTCGTACTATATGGAAAGGGAGATACCGATCCACGTTAACACGACGAACGTGTTCGAGCCTTGTAATATTAGGAAAATACTCCCGTGTGACAAAAATGTTTTTGTTTCTCACGGAAACACTGTTTCCTGCTTTTCATACAGCAAGGTGCAAGTGAACTCCTCGGGAAATCTGAGGACTAAAAGACTGGAGTCTGAGGAGATCGAGTTATCGACGATGTGTAGGAAGGATAACATCTACAAGGATGTGGACGTGCTTGTTAAGGTGCCCTCGAACACGAGATGCGCCCAGTTCTCGCCAAACGACTCGGAATCACTTTTGTATTCAGGGCAAATATACTCGATTTTAATTCGACCCAGAAGCAAGCAGTTGATCGCAGCACACGAC GaaattatttcaatttGGTGTACAAACTCGGGAAAATTGCTATATGCCTGGTACGCACATCCGGATGAG CAAGTACACTTTATTCAACTTCTAAGGGAGGACGATTTGCTAATATCGGGAGGCTCAGATGGACAAATTAAGCTCTGGAGGCTCCCAGACGATGAAAAGTTAAAGTGA
- a CDS encoding uncharacterized protein (WD40 repeat-like domain containing protein), translated as MVSEMVSDSSDDDPSISKVDEDGSENGLIEDSSDDSSIEEDSEESKPDAADIEDESSSDLKTEVWRNDLRPLESDEHLELSPGCYDMLHRITLDWSCLSFDILKDDLGACRVNFPMECYVVSGTQPGTKREMDAQIHVMRWSNLTKNFGEINEDLEEDEEDCIFKTSSIKHKGIVNRIRACPQSSRLVCSLSANGSVYIWDIQNQLNQVKSGTIYANVTLETSKHDDSKETHKSTPLYTGKLHSNEGYGVGWSSLTTGLLATGDCDGTLVCYEPVEGGWKDSQLQHFGTSVEDIRWSYTDANVLLAACCDGKVKLVDVRDRKVASEITVTNADVNAISINPVDNNLVLAGSEDGTAKIYDLRFPEAHMSNLKWHNKAITSVDWHPLDSSVCAVSSRDDSVSIWDVSIESETNVNEGDLPQQMLFLHMDQQEITELMFHRNIPGVIITTALDGFNIFKTVNVD; from the exons ATGGTTTCTGAAATGGTTTCAGACTCAAGTGACGACGACCCCTCCATTTCTAAGGTGGACGAGGACGGTAGCGAAAATGGCTTAATCGAGGATAGTAGCGATGATTCCTCAATAGAAGAGGATTCCGAAGAGTCAAAACCAGATGCAGCTGATATAGAAGATGAATCTTCTTCAGATTTAAAGACGGAAGTATGGAGAAATGATCTGCGTCCCCTGGAAAGTG ATGAACACCTGGAATTGTCCCCCGGATGCTACGATATGTTGCATAGAATCACGCTAGATTGGTCATGTTTGTCGTTTGACATCCTTAAAGATGACCTGGGAGCGTGCAGAGTGAATTTTCCAATGGAGTGTTACGTAGTATCGGGAACGCAGCCAGGAACAAAACGAGAAATGGACGCACAGATACACGTGATGAGGTGGTCGAACTTGACGAAAAACTTCGGGGAGATAAACGAGGACctggaagaagacgaagaggactgcatatttaaaacatcAAGCATAAAGCACAAGGGAATCGTTAACAGAATACGAGCATGTCCACAGTCAAGCAGATTAGTGTGCTCACTGTCGGCAAACGGGAGTGTGTACATATGGGATATACAGAATCAACTAAACCAAGTAAAATCAGGTACAATATATGCAAATGTAACACTGGAAACGAGTAAAC ACGACGATTCGAAGGAAACACATAAATCAACACCACTTTACACCGGTAAATTACACAGTAACGAGGGTTACGGAGTTGGATGGAGCTCATTGACCACAGGTCTCCTGGCAACAGGAGATTGCGATGGAACACTGGTGTGTTACGAGCCAGTGGAGGGAGGATGGAAGGACTCACAGCTGCAGCATTTTGGAACCTCAGTGGAGGACATAAGGTGGAGTTACACAGATGCAAACGTGTTACTGGCAGCTTGCTGTGACGGCAAAGTGAA GTTGGTGGACGTCAGAGATAGAAAGGTGGCTTCTGAAATCACAGTAACCAATGCCGACGTTAACGCAATATCGATTAACCCCGTGGATAACAACTTAGTGTTGGCAGGATCTGAGGACGGCACGGCGAAGATATACGACTTAAGGTTCCCGGAGGCTCACATGTCAAACCTGAAGTGGCACAACAAGGCAATAACGTCAGTGGACTGGCACCCCCTGGACTCGTCAGTGTGCGCAGTGAGTTCAAGAGACGACTCGGTGTCGATATGGGACGTATCAATAGAGTCGGAAACAAACGTGAATGAGGGCGACCTGCCACAGCAGATGCTGTTCCTGCACATGGATCAGCAGGAGATAACGGAGCTGATGTTCCACAGAAACATACCAGGAGTGATAATCACAACAGCGCTAGACggatttaacatttttaagACAGTAAACGTGGATTAG
- a CDS encoding vacuolar-protein sorting-associated protein yields the protein MVDEFDLIEASIPEEIKKAAPIKVFSPRNYSTEDDSGRSWHSSITEDSNNLFNYFDDGKTHGYDTAIQPPRSLNYTDSCETYKSVSSSFESASSIYSRPETPYNKFLERLKHPCCADVVSAIKGLVVMLPGNMVRAEVATISHNFIDIYTPKLLSLEIFMDLSDEEKLETVECFEKFTMQKLYPRCYRMDPGDIVEDEKLEIQMRCLSWIEPHHLEIHEMGDLDTLKQAQNQLKNLYKYKSPRDKLIIILNFCRLVVYSIQKVTNKEVSCDEAFPLIILTLILTNPSELYSSIEFIQNFRHPARHVSDEAYAFTLLVSAVEFIRSIGTASQLKINSEDFRKKYLENIDKYHDRLVELDGKAPKKPYNTLKETTLAATSRNANKDNLMDVLRKFNLSTLFKVPSFKSDRNELFEIIESLEDLESYLTDLPLCYKHSEENDNVSELVGDWRALVAMKNHVTDTIASIKNKAKRLL from the exons ATGGTTGACGAATTCGATCTTATAGAAGCCTCAATTCCAGAAG AAATCAAGAAGGCGGCGCCCATAAAGGTTTTTTCGCCCAGGAACTACTCTACTGAAGACGATAGCGGTAGATCTTGGCATTCTTCTATAACCGAGGATTCAAATAACCTTTTCAACTACTTCGACGATGGGAAAACACACGGTTATGACACTGCTATACAGCCGCCCCGGTCCCTAAATTACACCGATTCGTGTGAAACATATAAATCAGTTTCTAGCTCATTTGAATCTGCCA GCTCCATTTACTCTAGGCCTGAAACCCCTTACAATAAGTTTCTGGAGCGTTTGAAGCACCCGTGCTGCGCTGATGTTGTTAGTGCAATCAAGGG GCTGGTCGTTATGTTACCCGGGAACATGGTCAGAGCCGAAGTGGCAACAATATCACACAACTTCATAGATATTTACACACCGAAGCTGCTATCT CttgaaatatttatggATTTGAGTGACGAGGAGAAGCTAGAGACTGTTGAGTGTTTCGAGAAGTTTACCATGCAAAAATTATATCCAAG GTGCTACCGTATGGATCCTGGCGACATTGTTGAGGATGAGAAGCTGGAAATACAAATGCGCTGCCTAAGTTGGATTGAGCCTCATCATCTAGAGATACATGAAATGGGTGATTTGGATACGTTGAAGCAGGCACAAAATCAGCtgaaaaatttatacaagTATAAGTCTCCCAGGGACAAAttgataattattttaaatttttgtaGATTAGTTGTTTACTCGATTCAAAAAGTCAC TAATAAGGAAGTTAGCTGTGATGAGGCGTTTCCTTTGATAATACTCACGCTCATTCTCACCAATCCCAGTGAACTCTACTCCTCAATCGAGTTTATTCAGAACTTCAGACACCCCGCAAGGCACGTTTCAGACGAGGCATACGCATTCACACTGCTCGTCTCAGCTGTGGAGTTCATAAGGTCAATTGGCACCGCAAGTCAACTGAAGATTAACAGCGAGGACTTCCGGAAGAAGtacctggaaaacataGACAAGTACCATGACAGACTGGTGGAGCTGGACGGAAAGGCGCCGAAGAAGCCGTATAACACCCTCAAAGAGACGACCCTGGCCGCCACGAGCAGGAACGCGAACAAGGATAACCTGATGGACGTTTTGAGGAAGTTTAACCTGTCCACCCTTTTCAAGGTACCCTCATTTAAGTCCGACAGGAACGAGCTGTTTGAAATAATAGAGTCTctcgaggacctggagagcTACCTGACTGACCTGCCTCTCTGCTATAAGCACTCTGAGGAAAACGACAACGTTTCGGAACTCGTCGGCGACTGGCGTGCGCTTGTTGCAATGAAAAACCACGTCACTGACACCATCGCATCGATAAAGAACAAAGCAAAACGGCttctttaa
- a CDS encoding 1-acylglycerol-3-phosphate O-acyltransferase, protein MNKVLYWLRGLETLFYLLLIAISVVSVGIIQVFCFILLFPALFYDRYIVHKIGNKIIFFLINLIAFHINRRWKCEILTDIPDRDRKKRRIYMFNHLKITDPLVSTYVGMKYFTGCLYKDSLHKGYPKCFLSLIGQVPIYFEYDRERGTKTVKKECVAGVMDRCKELMDNGFDIIVYPEGTRSKTGKLQEFKDGFFRFSMDNDYEIVPCAVHNTNILVSEHVFVLNGTCYLMAGKPISPKGKTLEDLKFEVRKSIYKLMKLAPTFKPELETVNELE, encoded by the exons ATGAATAAAGTACTATATTGGTTGCGCGGGCTCGAAACgcttttttatttgttacttATAGCCATTTCAGTGGTTTCAGTAGGAATTATACAAGTGTTTTGcttcattttattgttcCCGGCGCTATTTTATGATAGATATATAGTCCATAAAATTGGCAACAAgattatattctttttgATTAACTTAA tCGCCTTTCACATAAATAGACGGTGGAAGTGTGAAATATTAACGGACATTCCTGATAGAGATCGcaaaaaaagaagaatataCATGTTCAACCACCTTAAAATTACCG ACCCTCTCGTATCGACCTACGTCGGAATGAAGTATTTCACCGGGTGCCTCTACAAGGATTCCTTGCACAAAGGATACCCAAAGTGTTTCTTAAGTTTAATTGGACAAGTTCCAATTTACTTTGAATACGATAGGGAAAGGGGCACTAAGACGGTGAAGAAGGAATGTGTAGCTGGAGTGATGGAC AGGTGTAAAGAGCTGATGGATAACGGGTTTGACATAATAGTATACCCGGAAGGCACAAGGAGTAAGACCGGGAAGCTACAGGAGTTTAAAGACGGATTCTTCCGCTTCTCAATGGACAACGACTACGAAATTGTCCCATGTG CTGTTCACAACACAAACATTCTTGTAAGTGAACACGTGTTTGTATTGAACGGGACGTGCTATCTGATGGCAGGAAAACCCATTTCACCTAAG GGGAAGACTCTGGAAGATCTTAAGTTTGAAGTGAGGAAGTCGATATACAAGTTAATGAAGCTAGCTCCAACATTCAAGCCGGAACTAGAGACTGTGAACGAACTGGAGTAA
- a CDS encoding uncharacterized protein (zinc finger, CDGSH-type domain containing protein), protein MVWNEWWPHDPVPKSRVTDPYVVRPTPQQVQTIPGVTVRIKEQVSCRATSQCVFVNEPPDHKIKITIYVEFKPVMYVPQSKSKALLCGCKFSGNRPLCDGSHLWVKARRSMAKAAVGTFGFFFTMGVFTTWIFHP, encoded by the exons ATGGTTTGGAACGAGTGGTGGCCTCACGACCCAGTGCCTAAGTCACGAGTTACAGATCCATACGTAGTGAGACCGACgcctcagcaggtacaaACTAT CCCTGGTGTGACGGTTCGCATAAAGGAACAAGTAAGTTGCCGAGCAACTAGTCAATGTGTGTTTGTAAACGAACCACCGGATCACaagattaaaataacaatttatGTAGAGTTTAAGCCTGTGATGTACGTCCCACAGAGTAAAAGCAAAGCGCTGCTGTGCGGATGTAAATTTTCGGGAAATAGACCCCTGTGTGACGGCTCGCACCTGTGGGTCAAGGCGCGCAGAAGCATGGCGAAAGCAGCAGTTGGCACATTCGGGTTCTTCTTCACGATGGGAGTGTTCACGACCTGGATTTTCCACCCATAA
- a CDS encoding uncharacterized protein (ABC transporter related domain containing protein), with translation MYWESEPYRKSDFKNRRDDAYRFYDTLTPFRHLFYHWAAKWVFLVTKRNIEPYKYHPLPVSDQILRWHPIFSKHITDSLIRLERYEVYGSKSGSKPPKSILCRALFLTFWKRFLVLSLGLVVTNVLSMSIVILVQKLLKFLSDESIKIPKAFGLLAAIVDIFLQQGTIRSNIVFGYKFDEQLYNTVLKAVELELDISTWDKGDLRVVSDNAHSLSGRQRVRVELARAIYAYLVFHKVNKEYNNSKCSFLMCLDASFQCLDPYVIKIMFNNLFNVKTGLLVKDDLSVVLTASKQSLETSLKSTDLSVYYNVPVYEVKDESLKFCAHLHDFVKNIKRTVEFNYLSPLDQPCQLNAMTKDMLSLCSSGSSSRLGRVEVTKSLYSISFKSVSDKLLGGAKLNPYKIVLSPALFLFILYIVLYIGINVMDSIKYVLSTRLSDYISNNINDYKNGVQIDFDKIKTHSKFSFKIITMFVSIIMIISFIATISITIACYTLSRKLSEYCVNSIFKNSSSVVKIKKHVSHMMTYFSCDIMNIDDVFGIFLSLFLLSSMQLLINIITLFYLIPIAIPFFALALLFILYLLVKFVFATKMMYFTYYETCLHVNSVIEDAISGSSVNRSFKKDSDYEIRFYEQRDYKTRCRFLINGVTAWISLTFNWIFSSTTFIVLVIPIVLDKYTKYNMSVGYFGLAISLCSNVLKSFNFFAVMYSYIEKILVPVERFKYFVPPGQGLVFDRFHNIHEEFIINPNRKGVTVNKNQLLKRRAAEFKLENKKLCGIQKMLYNPKIHILDVESFMNSYHSGVEIKDVCVYSINIHTPENMILTHLTVSAHKAEIIGIVGRSGAGKTTLLSVLQNIIENRTGQVMLDGKDLNDIPKVVLRQIIGVLPQLPFVFKGWTVRRFLDPRRLFSDADINDALNKCGLLNFVNELPGANKLDSILVPEEPLLYHQKTKGAQSITKKYTKPGDESDMLLSTTQLRTLSLARLVLYRDFFRIIIVDEPPEEDVNEEASSRKDELEVPVYDLLHKYFNHCTTFVTAHDVKVLKTCTSVWVIHEGSLVKTCKASDIAANESIASIIEECVKYS, from the exons ATGTATTGGGAAAGTGAACCGTATCGTAAATCCGATTTTAAGAACAGAAGAGATGATGCATATAGATTTTATGATACACTTACGCCGTTTCGGCATTTGTTTTACCATTGGGCCGCCAAATGGGTTTTTTTAGTGACGAAACGCAATATTGAACCATATAAGTATCATCCATTGCCTGTATCTGACCAGATATTACGTTGGCACCCAATCTTTTCTAAACACATCACCGATAGTTTAATCAGATTGGAACGTTATGAGGTATATGGATCTAAATCTGGTTCTAAACCGCCAAAGTCAATATTATGCCGTGCCCTTTTCTTAACATTTTGGAAGCGATTCCTTGTTTTAAGTTTAGGTTTGGTTGTCACTAATGTTTTAAGTATGAGCATAGTAATTTTAGTTCAAAAGCTTCTTAAGTTTTTGAGTGATGAGTCTATAAAAATACCTAAAGCATTTGGACTATTGGCAGCTATTGTAG ATATATTCCTACAACAGGGTACAATTAGATCCAACATTGTATTTGGTTATAAGTTTGATGAACAACTGTACAACACTGTGCTGAAGGCTGTTGAACTAGAACTTGACATATCAACCTGGGATAAGGGTGACCTCAGAGTAGTGTCAGATAATGCACATTCACTCAGTGGACGTCAGAGAGTGAGAGTGGAGTTGGCTCGTGCAATATATGCTTATTTGGTGTTCCATAAAGTCAACAAGGAGTATAATAACAGCAAGTGTTCGTTCTTAATGTGTTTGGATGCCTCGTTCCAGTGCCTTGATCCCTACGTAATTAAGATTATGttcaataacctgtttaatgtaaaaaCTGGATTATTGGTAAAGGATGACCTGTCAGTTGTTTTAACCGCATCTAAACAAAGTCTTGAAACATCTCTCAAATCGACTGATTTAAGTGTATACTATAATGTTCCAGTTTATGAAGTTAAGGACGAATCATTGAAATTCTGTGCACATTTACAtgattttgttaaaaatataaaaagaacTGTCGAGTTTAATTATCTGTCACCACTAGATCAACCGTGCCAGTTGAATGCAATGACAAAGGATATGTTAAGTCTATGTTCTTCAGGATCCAGTAGTAGACTAGGTCGTGTGGAAGTTACCAAATCGTTATATTCTATCTCATTCAAATCTGTATCTGACAAGTTATTAGGAGGTGCTAAATTAAACCCATATAAGATAGTCCTTTCTCCCGCCCTGTTCCTATTCATTTTGTACATTGTGTTGTATATTGGAATTAATGTTATGGatagtataaaatatgtcTTGTCAACAAGGTTGTCTGATTACATAtctaataatattaatgacTATAAGAATGGTGTTCAAATtgattttgataaaataaaaacacacagtaagttttcatttaaaattatcaCAATGTTTGTTTCaataataatgattatATCATTTATAGCAACCATTTCCATAACCATAGCTTGTTATACGTTATCTCGTAAACTGAGTGAATATTGTGTGAATTCAATCTTTAAAAATAGTTCGTCGGTAGTTAAAATCAAGAAACATGTTAGTCATATGATGACATATTTCTCGTGTGATATTATGAATATCGATGACGTTTTTggtatttttttatctttatttttactttcatCGATGCAACTTCTCATTAACATAATTACACTGTTTTATCTTATACCGATTGCCATACCATTTTTTGCTCTTGcactattatttattctatatTTGTTGGTAAAATTTGTGTTTGCTACTAAAATGATGTACTTTACATATTATGAAACTTGTTTACATGTTAACTCTGTCATAGAAGATGCTATATCTGGATCATCGGTTAACAggagttttaaaaaagattCAGATTATGAAATAAGGTTTTATGAACAACGTGATTATAAGACTAGGTGTCGTTTTTTGATTAATGGTGTAACAGCTTGGATATCATTAACTTTTAATTGGATATTCTCATCCACAACATTCATTGTTCTTGTTATTCCCATTGTGTTGGATAAGTATACCAAATATAATATGAGTGTTGGATATTTCGGTTTGGCGATTTCTTTATGTTCAAATGTTCTTAAATCATTCAACTTCTTTGCAGTGATGTATTCGTATATAGAAAAGATTTTGGTTCCCGTTGaaagatttaaatattttgttcCTCCTGGCCAGGGATTAGTTTTTGACAGATTCCACAATATTCATGAagaatttattattaatcCTAACCGGAAAGGTGTTactgtaaataaaaatcaattgTTAAAGAGGAGAGCTGCTGAGTTTAAGCTTGAGAATAAGAAATTGTGTGGTATACAAaaaatgttatataatcctaaaatacacattttagatGTTGAATCTTTTATGAATTCATATCATTCGGGAGTTGAAATAAAAGATGTGTGTGTCTattcaataaatatacataccCCAGAGAATATGATTCTAACACACCTCACAGTGTCAGCTCATAAAGCAGAGATTATTGGTATAGTAGGAAGATCGGGTGCTGGCAAGACAACCCTGTTGTCAGTACTACAGAACATAATTGAAAACAGAACAGGCCAAGTAATGTTGGATGGTAAAGACCTGAATGATATCCCCAAGGTTGTCCTTCGACAAATCATAGGTGTGTTGCCACAACTGccttttgtatttaagGGTTGGACTGTGCGTAGATTTTTAGATCCTAGAAGATTGTTCAGTGACGCCGATATAAACGACGCCTTAAATAAGTGTGGTCTTTTGAACTTCGTTAACGAGCTTCCTGGAGCTAATAAGTTGGATAGTATTTTGGTACCTGAGGAGCCTCTTTTGTATCATCAGAAAACAAAAGGTGCTCAATCCATCACAAAGAAATATACTAAACCTGGAGATGAAAGTGATATGTTACTATCTACTACTCAACTCAGAACACTGTCATTGGCAAGATTAGTACTGTACAGGGACTTCTTTagaataataatagtagaTGAACCCCCGGAGGAAGATGTTAACGAAGAAGCAAGTTCAAGAAAAGATGAATTGGAAGTTCCCGTATACGatttattacataaatatttcaacCACTGTACGACGTTCGTCACTGCACACGATGTTAAAGTCTTGAAAACTTGTACCTCGGTATGGGTGATACACGAAGGTTCACTAGTTAAAACTTGTAAAGCCAGTGATATCGCAGCAAATGAGTCTATCGCATCAATTATtgaagaatgtgtaaaatattcataa